From the genome of Flavobacterium ovatum, one region includes:
- the metH gene encoding methionine synthase: MAEKAARRNLVLSGLEPLIITPESVFVNIGERTNVTGSRKFLRLIKEEKYDEALSIAKEQVEGGAQIIDINMDEGMLDGEYAMVKFLNLIAAEPDIARVPIMIDSSKWHIIEAGLKVAQGKCVVNSISLKEGEEAFIHHAQLIKRYGAAAIIMAFDETGQADNYDRRVEICQRSYDILVNKVGFPPQDIIFDLNIFPVATGMEEHRLNALDFFRGTEWVRANLPHAHISGGVSNVSFSFRGNDTVREAMHSVFLYHAIKAGMTMGIVNPEMLTIYDDIPKDLLEHVEDVILNRRDDATERLLDLAENVRGDVKSNEKAIQEWRSGTFQERITHALVKGVDEFIVADVEEARLAATKPIEVIEINLMAGMNVVGDLFGSGKMFLPQVVKSARVMKRAVAYLLPYIEESKEAGDKEGNGKILMATVKGDVHDIGKNIVSVVLACNNYEIIDLGVMVAPEKIIAAAIEHNVDIIGLSGLITPSLDEMVFLAKELDKKGSKIPIMIGGATTSRAHTAVKIAPQYKSTVVHVNDASRAVTVAGNLLDQNKDTYTAGIREDYDAFRESFLNRSRDKNFLTIEDARKNKMQLDWNEFTPVKPKVIGEQIIEVDLDVLVPYIDWTPFFQTWELFGKYPAIMTDEVVGEQATAVFADAQEMLKVILAEKKLQAKGIYGVFPANQVNDDDIELTDENGKPLQTFLTLRQQSQKTKGAPNIALADFIAPKDNGVIDYMGAFCVTTGFGVDEWAAEFEKDFDDYNSIMVKALADRFAEAFAEYLHEKVRKEIWGYAADETLTNAELIKETYAGIRPAPGYPACPDHLEKPTIWKLLNVEKEIGVTLTESMAMWPASSVSGYYFGNPKARYFGLGKIKEDQVIDYAKRRSISTDKATKWLSPNIAD; the protein is encoded by the coding sequence ATGGCAGAAAAAGCAGCAAGAAGAAACTTAGTTTTATCGGGATTAGAGCCTTTGATTATTACGCCCGAGAGTGTTTTTGTAAACATTGGGGAGCGAACGAATGTAACGGGTTCTAGGAAATTTCTTCGATTGATAAAAGAGGAGAAGTACGATGAAGCCTTGAGTATTGCGAAGGAGCAAGTAGAAGGTGGAGCACAAATCATCGATATTAACATGGATGAAGGAATGCTAGATGGCGAATATGCGATGGTGAAATTCTTGAACTTAATTGCCGCTGAACCCGATATTGCCCGTGTGCCAATTATGATTGACAGTTCGAAATGGCACATTATTGAAGCTGGGCTAAAAGTAGCGCAGGGGAAATGTGTGGTGAACTCGATTTCTTTGAAAGAAGGAGAAGAAGCTTTTATTCATCACGCACAATTGATTAAACGTTATGGAGCTGCGGCGATTATCATGGCTTTTGACGAAACAGGTCAAGCGGATAATTATGACCGTAGAGTAGAGATTTGTCAGCGTTCGTATGATATTTTAGTGAACAAAGTAGGTTTTCCACCGCAGGATATAATTTTCGATTTAAATATTTTTCCAGTTGCAACAGGGATGGAGGAGCACCGCTTAAATGCTTTGGATTTCTTTAGAGGAACCGAATGGGTGAGAGCCAATTTGCCGCACGCACACATAAGTGGTGGGGTTAGTAATGTGTCGTTTTCGTTTAGAGGAAATGATACCGTTCGTGAAGCGATGCACTCGGTTTTCTTGTACCATGCAATTAAAGCCGGAATGACAATGGGAATTGTAAACCCAGAGATGTTAACGATTTATGATGATATTCCGAAGGATTTATTGGAGCATGTAGAAGACGTGATTTTGAACCGTCGCGACGATGCTACAGAACGTTTACTAGACCTTGCCGAAAACGTAAGAGGCGATGTGAAGAGCAACGAAAAAGCGATTCAAGAATGGCGTTCGGGAACTTTTCAAGAACGTATCACACACGCTTTGGTAAAAGGAGTAGACGAATTTATTGTTGCCGATGTAGAAGAAGCACGTTTGGCTGCTACAAAACCAATCGAAGTTATCGAGATCAATTTGATGGCAGGAATGAACGTGGTTGGCGACTTGTTTGGAAGCGGAAAAATGTTTTTGCCACAAGTAGTAAAATCGGCACGTGTAATGAAAAGAGCCGTGGCTTATTTGTTGCCTTATATTGAGGAGTCCAAAGAAGCTGGTGATAAAGAAGGAAACGGAAAAATATTGATGGCTACCGTAAAAGGAGATGTTCATGATATTGGAAAAAATATTGTTTCGGTAGTATTGGCGTGTAACAATTACGAAATCATTGACCTTGGAGTAATGGTAGCGCCAGAAAAAATTATCGCTGCAGCCATTGAGCACAATGTAGATATAATAGGATTGAGCGGATTAATCACGCCTTCGTTAGACGAAATGGTGTTTTTGGCAAAAGAATTAGATAAAAAAGGAAGTAAAATTCCGATTATGATAGGTGGAGCTACAACGTCGCGCGCACATACAGCCGTGAAAATTGCACCACAATACAAGTCAACCGTAGTACACGTGAATGATGCATCGAGAGCGGTTACGGTAGCGGGGAATTTATTAGACCAAAATAAAGACACTTATACGGCAGGTATTCGTGAAGATTACGATGCTTTTAGAGAGTCATTTTTAAACCGTTCGAGAGATAAAAATTTCTTGACGATCGAAGATGCCCGTAAAAATAAAATGCAATTGGACTGGAACGAGTTCACACCCGTAAAACCAAAAGTGATTGGGGAGCAAATTATTGAAGTAGATTTGGATGTTTTGGTTCCGTATATTGACTGGACTCCGTTTTTTCAGACATGGGAATTGTTTGGAAAATATCCTGCAATCATGACAGACGAAGTAGTAGGAGAGCAAGCAACGGCCGTTTTTGCAGATGCGCAAGAGATGCTGAAAGTGATTCTAGCAGAAAAGAAATTACAAGCCAAAGGTATTTACGGAGTTTTTCCTGCGAACCAAGTCAACGATGACGATATTGAATTGACGGACGAAAACGGAAAACCTTTACAGACTTTCTTGACTTTACGCCAACAATCTCAAAAAACAAAAGGTGCTCCAAATATTGCTTTAGCCGATTTTATTGCGCCAAAAGACAATGGAGTAATCGATTATATGGGAGCATTTTGTGTGACTACTGGTTTTGGAGTTGACGAATGGGCAGCCGAATTCGAAAAAGATTTTGACGATTACAATTCGATTATGGTGAAAGCATTAGCTGACCGTTTTGCAGAAGCTTTTGCAGAATACCTACACGAAAAAGTACGTAAAGAAATTTGGGGTTACGCAGCAGATGAAACCTTGACCAACGCAGAATTGATTAAAGAAACCTATGCCGGAATTCGTCCTGCACCAGGATATCCTGCTTGTCCAGACCACTTGGAAAAACCAACAATCTGGAAATTACTGAACGTAGAAAAAGAAATAGGAGTAACTTTGACCGAGAGTATGGCGATGTGGCCAGCATCATCAGTATCTGGTTATTATTTTGGAAATCCTAAAGCAAGGTATTTTGGATTGGGTAAGATAAAAGAAGACCAAGTAATTGATTACGCAAAACGTAGAAGTATCTCAACAGACAAAGCCACAAAATGGTTGAGTCCTAATATAGCAGACTAA
- the metF gene encoding methylenetetrahydrofolate reductase [NAD(P)H]: MKVTQHLENAKGKPLFSFEIVPPQKGSNINDLYENIDPLMEFKPPFIDVTTSREEFVYIEKDGLFDRRITRMRPGTVGICASIQHKYGVDAIPHVLCGGFTKEETEYLLVDCHYLNIDNLVALRGDPMKGEKYFEPAKGGHAYASELVKQIKAMNAGQFLHDTMPMKSAPDFCIGVAGYPEKHIEAPSLEADLKRLKEKVDAGADYVVTQMFFDNQRYFKFVEAARAIGITVPIIPGIKPVAVKRHLQLLPQVFWLDMPESLISDIENAKDNPAVRQIGVEFAVQQSKELIEFGAPCVHYYSMGKSDNIYNIASQVF, encoded by the coding sequence ATGAAAGTAACACAACATTTAGAAAACGCCAAAGGAAAACCATTGTTCTCCTTCGAAATTGTACCGCCCCAGAAAGGAAGTAATATAAATGATTTATATGAAAATATAGATCCGTTGATGGAATTCAAACCACCATTTATTGATGTAACAACTTCGAGAGAAGAGTTTGTTTACATCGAGAAAGACGGTTTGTTTGATCGTCGCATTACACGTATGCGCCCGGGAACGGTTGGGATTTGCGCTTCTATTCAACATAAATATGGTGTAGATGCTATTCCGCACGTATTGTGTGGTGGGTTTACAAAGGAAGAAACAGAATATTTATTGGTAGATTGCCATTATTTGAATATTGACAACTTGGTGGCTTTGCGTGGAGATCCAATGAAAGGGGAGAAATATTTTGAACCTGCAAAAGGAGGTCATGCATATGCATCTGAACTAGTAAAACAGATTAAAGCGATGAATGCGGGTCAGTTTTTGCATGATACTATGCCGATGAAAAGTGCACCCGATTTTTGTATTGGTGTAGCAGGTTATCCTGAAAAACATATCGAAGCACCAAGCCTAGAAGCCGATTTGAAACGCTTGAAAGAAAAAGTAGATGCAGGAGCCGATTATGTTGTAACGCAAATGTTTTTTGACAACCAACGTTATTTCAAGTTTGTTGAAGCGGCTAGAGCTATAGGTATTACAGTGCCGATTATTCCAGGAATCAAACCGGTAGCCGTAAAACGCCATTTGCAATTATTGCCACAAGTTTTTTGGTTAGATATGCCAGAGAGTTTGATAAGTGATATCGAAAATGCCAAAGACAATCCAGCAGTTCGTCAAATAGGAGTAGAATTTGCCGTGCAACAATCGAAAGAGTTAATTGAATTTGGTGCACCTTGCGTACATTATTACTCGATGGGAAAATCTGATAATATCTATAATATCGCTAGTCAAGTTTTCTAG
- a CDS encoding prephenate dehydratase — protein sequence MEAKIAIQGIKGSFHHQVVKEYYSQNVGIDECLSFEELVDSLLSGKSTQAVMAIENSIAGPIIPNYALIDKNNLHIIGEHYLNIHQNLMALPGQKIEDILEVYSHPMALLQCMEFLKTYPHIKIVEDKDTAETARRIQAKQLTGIAAIGSRVASEMYGLEILAPEIQTIKNNMTRFVIINKENLFVPQNEINRASIKFELDHKRGSLAAVLNVMSDCKINLTKIQSLPKIETPWKYSFFVDVTFENYADFAKAKSLIAIMAEYFKILGEYKNTKPL from the coding sequence ATGGAGGCAAAAATTGCAATACAAGGGATAAAAGGTTCTTTCCATCATCAGGTGGTGAAGGAGTATTATAGTCAAAATGTTGGTATAGACGAATGTTTGTCTTTTGAGGAATTGGTGGATAGTTTACTTTCGGGTAAATCAACTCAGGCGGTGATGGCAATTGAGAATTCTATTGCAGGGCCAATTATTCCGAATTATGCTTTGATAGACAAGAATAATTTGCATATTATTGGTGAACATTATTTGAATATTCATCAAAATTTGATGGCTTTGCCAGGTCAGAAGATAGAAGATATTCTAGAAGTATATTCACACCCGATGGCATTGTTGCAGTGTATGGAGTTTTTGAAAACCTATCCACACATAAAAATTGTTGAGGATAAAGATACCGCTGAAACAGCTCGCAGAATTCAAGCCAAACAATTGACTGGAATTGCAGCGATAGGAAGTAGAGTAGCTTCGGAAATGTATGGTTTGGAGATTTTAGCTCCAGAGATTCAAACGATAAAAAATAACATGACACGTTTTGTTATTATCAATAAAGAGAATTTGTTTGTGCCTCAAAATGAAATCAATCGTGCTTCGATTAAATTTGAGTTGGATCACAAAAGAGGAAGTTTGGCAGCAGTACTGAATGTAATGAGTGATTGTAAGATCAATTTGACCAAAATTCAATCTTTGCCAAAAATAGAAACACCGTGGAAATATTCGTTTTTTGTGGATGTGACGTTTGAAAATTATGCTGATTTTGCCAAAGCGAAGTCATTGATTGCAATCATGGCAGAATATTTCAAGATTTTGGGAGAATATAAGAATACGAAGCCATTATAA
- the gldA gene encoding gliding motility-associated ABC transporter ATP-binding subunit GldA, translated as MSLAITNISKSYGAQKALDCISFSVNKGEIVGFLGPNGAGKSTLMKILTTYIAADEGTALVNGHDIVANAKAVQLSIGYLPEHNPLYLDLYVREYLNFNADVYKVAKSRIEEVIVLTGLSAESHKKIGQLSKGYRQRVGLANALLHNPDVLILDEPTTGLDPNQLMEIRNVIKNVGKDKTVFLSTHIMQEVEAICDRVIIINNGKIVADKKLDHLISEEKEQVLEVEFDYKIEEQVIAKIENLVSYKNTHDMIWELTFKADKDMRPAVFDFATENGLRTLQLNQKNKNLEAIFREITK; from the coding sequence ATGTCACTAGCGATTACAAATATTTCTAAAAGTTACGGTGCGCAAAAAGCGTTGGATTGTATTTCTTTTTCGGTAAACAAAGGAGAGATTGTTGGTTTCCTTGGACCAAATGGCGCTGGAAAATCTACTTTGATGAAAATCTTGACGACTTACATTGCCGCCGATGAAGGTACAGCACTAGTAAATGGTCATGATATTGTTGCGAATGCCAAGGCAGTGCAATTGTCAATTGGGTATTTACCTGAGCACAATCCGTTGTATTTGGATTTGTATGTACGTGAATATTTGAATTTTAATGCTGATGTATATAAAGTAGCAAAATCTCGAATTGAAGAGGTGATTGTATTAACCGGTTTGAGTGCTGAAAGTCATAAAAAAATTGGTCAACTATCCAAAGGGTACCGTCAGCGTGTAGGTTTGGCTAATGCATTGTTGCATAATCCTGATGTTTTGATTTTGGACGAACCGACTACGGGACTCGACCCAAACCAATTGATGGAGATTCGTAACGTGATTAAAAATGTGGGAAAAGACAAAACAGTTTTTCTTTCTACGCACATTATGCAAGAGGTGGAAGCCATATGTGATCGCGTCATCATTATCAACAACGGAAAAATTGTTGCCGACAAAAAACTAGATCATCTTATCTCCGAAGAAAAAGAACAGGTTCTAGAAGTAGAATTTGATTATAAAATAGAAGAGCAAGTAATTGCTAAAATTGAAAACCTAGTTTCTTACAAAAACACCCACGACATGATTTGGGAACTCACTTTTAAAGCTGATAAAGACATGCGTCCGGCTGTTTTTGATTTTGCGACTGAGAATGGACTCAGAACACTACAACTCAATCAGAAAAACAAAAATCTGGAAGCAATTTTTAGGGAAATAACTAAATAG
- a CDS encoding glycoside hydrolase family 2 TIM barrel-domain containing protein has product MKTIQILFWSLFLTFAQGTSAQNTRNRINFNADWKFSLSNNILYAAEKYQDKDWHNINLPHDWSVEFDFSDKNTGRNAFLPGGIAWYRKTFEIPNDYKGKHIEIQFDGIYKDSKIWVNGYPVGAQHDGYTSFYFDITELLHAGKSNTISVKVDNSIQPNCRWYSGSGIYRDVWLTVVNSAHIETWGTYITTPEVSATQAIVVVETTIENMSSSKNLVLETVVLDSNQKEVGRTSASYSIGNYRKGVVNQNLKITQPKLWSPQTPQLYTAKTQLKENGVIIDQYQSRFGIRDLKFDADKGFFINGKNMKMKGVCLHHDAGVLGAAVPTEVWKRRLLQLRAIGCNAIRTAHNPPSVDFLDLCDELGFLVMEEFVDKWDDGVVVDKKTNNPFFDDPYTDPFFFEEWKKNYGETIRRDRNHPSVIIWSVGNENHSPGEDDENNGMKNYGAFIRTLDPTRPVISGMERGKDKPVNEKVNDIIETGQFMDLIALNYGEQWCKLIHDKKPGKPFVSTESYIYFNSELEKRFANIERSPWLDVLDNNNNMGLFLWAGIDYLGESKKLPSLGSTSGILDMAGFRKSISYLYEAFWSEKPMVYVAIYKGDADDFSTSGRWSSPPMDENWNLEKGKVVDLVTYTNCESVDLYLNNIKIGNQKLADIPNWIMKWRKVNYQEGTLKAVGIINGKAVCESVIKTTGKPVRSILTVDKKEVTTGGVVQVEIDLVDSKGNRVVSDDKELKFKLNGQGLILGLSNGDIQCLDSFRLIETKKTHQGKVLCIMKAGNSAGQMSLVVSGEGIATTSTNVVVK; this is encoded by the coding sequence ATGAAAACAATCCAAATTCTCTTTTGGTCACTTTTCTTGACTTTTGCTCAAGGAACTTCGGCACAAAACACTCGCAACCGAATCAATTTTAATGCCGACTGGAAATTCAGTTTGTCTAATAATATCTTATACGCCGCCGAAAAATACCAAGACAAAGATTGGCACAATATCAATTTGCCTCATGATTGGAGTGTGGAATTTGATTTTAGTGATAAAAATACAGGACGGAATGCATTCTTGCCAGGAGGAATTGCTTGGTACCGAAAAACTTTTGAAATCCCAAATGATTACAAAGGCAAACATATCGAAATTCAGTTTGATGGCATTTATAAAGATTCCAAAATTTGGGTGAATGGTTATCCTGTAGGTGCACAGCATGATGGTTATACAAGTTTTTATTTTGATATTACTGAGTTGTTGCATGCAGGTAAGTCAAATACTATTTCTGTGAAAGTTGATAATTCCATTCAGCCCAATTGCCGTTGGTATTCTGGTTCAGGGATTTATCGTGATGTTTGGTTGACAGTTGTTAATTCTGCTCACATTGAAACTTGGGGAACCTATATCACAACTCCCGAAGTAAGTGCGACTCAAGCAATCGTAGTTGTAGAAACGACTATCGAGAACATGTCGTCGTCAAAAAATCTTGTTTTAGAAACGGTAGTTTTAGATAGCAATCAAAAAGAAGTAGGTAGAACATCGGCCAGTTATTCCATCGGGAATTATAGAAAAGGAGTCGTTAACCAAAACCTGAAAATAACACAACCCAAACTGTGGTCACCGCAAACACCACAATTATATACCGCCAAAACACAATTAAAAGAAAATGGTGTTATAATTGACCAATACCAAAGCCGTTTTGGTATTAGAGATTTAAAATTCGATGCCGACAAAGGTTTTTTTATCAATGGTAAAAACATGAAAATGAAAGGGGTTTGCTTGCATCATGACGCAGGAGTACTAGGTGCAGCAGTGCCTACCGAAGTTTGGAAACGTCGTTTATTACAATTGAGAGCTATTGGCTGTAATGCTATCAGAACCGCACACAATCCGCCATCAGTAGATTTTTTGGATTTATGTGATGAATTAGGGTTTTTAGTTATGGAAGAATTTGTCGATAAATGGGACGATGGTGTGGTCGTAGATAAAAAAACGAATAATCCATTTTTTGACGATCCATATACCGATCCTTTCTTTTTTGAAGAATGGAAAAAGAACTATGGCGAAACCATTCGCCGAGATCGTAATCATCCTTCCGTTATAATTTGGAGTGTAGGAAATGAAAATCATTCTCCAGGAGAAGATGATGAAAATAATGGTATGAAAAATTATGGTGCTTTTATTCGCACATTAGATCCAACACGTCCCGTGATTTCAGGAATGGAAAGAGGAAAAGACAAACCCGTGAACGAAAAAGTAAATGATATTATAGAAACGGGTCAGTTTATGGACTTAATAGCACTCAATTACGGAGAACAATGGTGCAAACTAATTCACGATAAAAAACCAGGGAAACCTTTTGTGAGCACAGAAAGTTACATCTATTTCAACTCTGAACTCGAAAAAAGATTTGCCAATATTGAGCGTTCTCCTTGGCTAGATGTTTTGGATAACAACAATAATATGGGATTGTTTCTTTGGGCAGGAATAGATTATTTGGGAGAATCTAAGAAATTACCTAGTTTGGGTTCCACAAGTGGGATTTTAGATATGGCAGGATTCAGAAAAAGCATTTCCTATTTATACGAAGCTTTTTGGTCAGAAAAACCAATGGTGTATGTTGCCATTTATAAAGGGGATGCAGATGATTTTTCTACCTCCGGACGTTGGTCATCGCCACCAATGGATGAAAATTGGAATTTGGAAAAAGGAAAAGTAGTAGATTTGGTAACCTACACCAATTGCGAATCTGTGGATTTGTATTTGAATAATATAAAAATTGGAAATCAAAAACTAGCAGATATTCCGAATTGGATTATGAAATGGCGTAAGGTCAATTACCAAGAAGGTACGTTAAAAGCAGTCGGAATTATTAATGGTAAAGCAGTATGCGAGTCAGTGATTAAGACTACTGGAAAACCTGTTCGCAGCATTTTGACAGTAGATAAAAAAGAAGTAACAACTGGGGGAGTCGTTCAGGTTGAAATTGATTTGGTCGATAGCAAAGGCAATCGCGTGGTAAGTGATGATAAAGAATTGAAGTTTAAACTTAATGGACAAGGACTAATTTTGGGTTTGTCAAATGGTGATATACAATGTTTGGATAGCTTTCGATTAATTGAAACTAAGAAAACACATCAAGGTAAAGTACTTTGTATTATGAAAGCAGGAAATAGTGCAGGACAAATGAGTTTAGTAGTTTCAGGAGAAGGAATAGCGACGACTTCAACAAATGTTGTAGTTAAATGA
- a CDS encoding KilA-N domain-containing protein: MDKIKQKVILNANGAEIAVLHFGDDNDYLSLTDIAKFKNPDDAFIVVNNWLRSKDTILFIGLWEQLNNPNFKPIEFDRFKNESGTNAFTLSPQKWISSTDAIGIVSKSDSVDF; encoded by the coding sequence ATGGATAAAATTAAACAAAAAGTAATTTTGAATGCGAATGGTGCAGAAATTGCTGTTTTGCATTTTGGGGATGATAACGATTATCTTTCCTTGACTGATATTGCTAAGTTTAAAAATCCAGATGATGCTTTTATTGTAGTTAACAATTGGCTTAGGAGCAAGGATACAATCCTTTTTATTGGCCTGTGGGAACAATTAAATAATCCTAATTTTAAACCTATCGAATTCGATAGGTTTAAAAATGAATCGGGAACAAATGCTTTTACTTTATCTCCGCAAAAATGGATAAGTTCGACAGATGCAATTGGCATTGTATCTAAATCAGATAGCGTTGATTTTTAA
- a CDS encoding NAD(P)/FAD-dependent oxidoreductase: MIETDILIIGAGPTGLFTVFEAGLLKLKCHILDALPQPGGQLSELYPKKPIYDIPGFPEVLAGDLVDNLMEQIKQFEPGFTLGERAETIVKQEDGTFIVTSNEGTEFHAKVIAIAGGLGSFEPRKPLIEGINFYENKGVKYFIKNPEDFRNKRVVIAGGGDSALDWSIFLTDVASEVTLIHRRNEFRGALDSVEKVQELKDAGKIRMITPAEVVGINGAEHVESIDLDENGAHRKIETDFFIPLFGLTPKLGPIGDWGLEIEKNAIKVNNALDYQTNIPGIFAIGDINTYPGKLKLILCGFHEATLMCQAAYQIINPGKRYVLKYTTVSGVDGFDGTRKEAPKAVVKAIN, translated from the coding sequence ATGATTGAAACAGATATCCTTATCATAGGAGCCGGTCCAACTGGCTTATTTACCGTTTTTGAAGCAGGTTTATTAAAATTAAAATGTCATATCCTAGATGCTTTACCGCAGCCAGGTGGACAATTATCAGAATTATATCCTAAGAAACCTATCTATGATATTCCAGGTTTTCCAGAAGTATTGGCTGGGGATTTAGTAGATAATTTGATGGAGCAAATCAAGCAATTCGAGCCAGGTTTTACCTTAGGAGAACGTGCAGAAACGATTGTTAAGCAAGAAGACGGTACTTTTATCGTAACGTCAAACGAAGGAACAGAATTCCACGCAAAAGTAATTGCAATTGCTGGTGGTTTAGGAAGTTTTGAACCAAGAAAACCATTAATCGAAGGAATCAATTTCTACGAAAATAAAGGTGTAAAATACTTCATCAAAAACCCAGAAGATTTCAGAAACAAACGTGTAGTTATCGCCGGTGGTGGTGATTCAGCTTTGGACTGGAGCATCTTCTTGACCGATGTGGCTTCAGAGGTAACTTTGATTCACCGTCGTAACGAGTTTAGAGGAGCTTTGGATTCTGTAGAGAAAGTACAAGAATTAAAAGATGCTGGAAAAATCCGCATGATTACACCTGCCGAGGTAGTTGGAATCAACGGAGCTGAGCACGTAGAGTCTATTGATTTGGACGAAAACGGAGCACATCGTAAAATCGAAACGGATTTCTTTATTCCACTTTTTGGATTGACGCCTAAGTTAGGACCAATCGGAGATTGGGGATTAGAAATTGAGAAAAACGCTATCAAAGTAAACAACGCTTTGGATTACCAAACTAACATTCCGGGGATATTCGCCATTGGAGATATTAATACCTATCCAGGGAAATTAAAGTTGATTCTTTGTGGTTTCCACGAAGCAACTTTGATGTGTCAAGCGGCATACCAAATCATCAATCCAGGAAAACGTTATGTATTAAAATACACAACTGTATCAGGTGTAGACGGATTTGACGGTACTCGTAAAGAAGCACCAAAAGCAGTAGTAAAAGCGATTAATTAA
- a CDS encoding homocysteine S-methyltransferase family protein — MSTIQQAIKERILVLDGAMGTMLQRYNFSEEDFRGERFKDFPHSLKGNNDLLSLTQPVAIAEVHAAYYEAGADIVETNTFSGTTIGMADYHMEDLVYELNYESAKIARKVADEFTAKNPAKPRFVAGSIGPTNRTASMSPDVNDPGYRAVTFDDLRIAYKQQVEALIDGGSDLLLVETIFDTLNAKAALFAIEEVKTERGIDIPIMVSGTITDASGRTLSGQTVEAFLISVSHIPLLSVGFNCALGADLLKPYLQTLSHNTSFNISAHPNAGLPNAFGEYDETPAEMQAQIRGYLEDNLVNIIGGCCGTTPDHIRLIAEAASEYKPRVSTAVM; from the coding sequence ATGTCAACAATACAACAAGCAATCAAAGAAAGAATCCTAGTTCTCGATGGAGCTATGGGAACCATGTTGCAACGCTACAACTTCTCCGAAGAAGATTTTAGAGGCGAGCGCTTCAAGGATTTTCCACATTCTTTAAAAGGAAACAACGATTTATTGTCGTTGACACAACCTGTAGCTATTGCGGAGGTGCACGCAGCCTATTACGAAGCAGGAGCAGATATTGTAGAAACCAATACCTTCTCTGGAACCACCATCGGAATGGCAGATTACCACATGGAAGATTTGGTCTATGAGTTGAACTACGAGTCGGCAAAAATTGCCCGCAAAGTAGCCGACGAATTCACAGCCAAAAATCCAGCCAAACCTCGTTTTGTAGCCGGTTCAATCGGACCAACAAACAGAACGGCAAGTATGTCACCAGACGTAAACGACCCAGGATATAGAGCCGTAACTTTTGATGATTTGCGCATTGCTTACAAACAACAAGTAGAAGCTTTAATCGACGGAGGAAGTGATTTATTATTGGTAGAAACTATTTTTGACACTTTAAACGCCAAAGCAGCACTTTTCGCCATCGAAGAAGTAAAAACCGAAAGAGGAATTGATATTCCAATCATGGTTTCAGGAACCATTACCGATGCATCAGGAAGAACACTTTCTGGACAAACGGTAGAAGCGTTCTTGATTTCGGTATCGCACATCCCGTTATTGAGCGTAGGATTCAATTGTGCCTTAGGAGCCGATTTGCTGAAACCGTATTTACAGACTTTGTCTCACAATACCTCTTTCAATATATCCGCACATCCAAACGCAGGATTACCAAACGCCTTTGGAGAATACGACGAAACACCAGCAGAAATGCAAGCACAAATACGTGGTTATCTCGAAGATAATTTGGTAAATATCATCGGAGGTTGTTGTGGTACAACACCAGACCACATTCGATTGATTGCGGAGGCAGCTAGTGAGTATAAGCCTAGGGTTTCGACGGCGGTGATGTAA